In a single window of the Elaeis guineensis isolate ETL-2024a chromosome 4, EG11, whole genome shotgun sequence genome:
- the LOC105060813 gene encoding subtilisin-like protease 4: MSIPFLLLLLFSLWHRASLGTARDNWAVPMSFEKHKTYIVHVHPKLASSSPEKPRELEEWYKSFLPSAMLSSGEFKSRLIYSYSSVISGFAARLTDEELADVKKKAGFVHAYPDRLVRLQTTHTPQFLGLQHNYTTGFWKDSNFGKGVIVGVLDTGVLPSHPSFDDEGMPPPPEKWKGSCEFTASSCNNKLIGAKRFAKGASAMHGFYGGMKQDEPFDDDGHGTHTAATAAGMFVDNADVLGQAAGTAVGMAPYAHLAVYKVCNSEGCTTSDILAGLDSAVEDGVDVLSLSISGGSYPFYDDGIAIGSFRAIENGIFVSCAAGNSGPFASTLSNEAPWILTVGAGTMDRSIRSVVELGNGDQFVGEALYQSNNVIANLPLVYPGFLAGSQAATCKNESLASVDVKGKVVLCDTGEITRVAKGENVKSAGGAAMILANSEAAGFTTLSDIHVLPASHVSYADGLKIKSYIKSASNPTTSIAFEGTVLGTSPAPMVGYFSSRGPNQADPNILKPDIIGPGVNVLAAWPFPVGTSGAAASFNIISGTSMATPHLSGIAALLKSAHPDWSPAAIKSAIMTTADRTANDGKLIRDQSMEVADFYAVGSGHVNPTKANEPGLVYDMDSDDYIAYLCGLQYTDEEVSIIVGHAIECSGIESISGAELNYPSFVVFLSAENEYKMKVTRTVTNVGAPGSEYAVNVTPPSGVLVTVEPKKLSFSEVNEKAQYTVTFSGKGKGEGTERGFLTWVSSAQNTSVTGPITVSVA; encoded by the coding sequence ATGTCCATccccttccttctcctcctcctcttctctctttGGCATCGTGCCTCTCTGGGCACGGCTCGAGACAATTGGGCCGTGCCGATGTCCTTTGAGAAGCACAAGACCTATATTGTCCATGTTCACCCAAAACTTGCCTCCTCTTCGCCTGAGAAACCCCGAGAACTGGAGGAGTGGTACAAGTCCTTCTTGCCCTCGGCCATGCTGAGCTCCGGCGAGTTCAAGTCGCGGCTGATCTACTCCTATAGTAGTGTCATCAGTGGGTTCGCTGCAAGATTGACGGACGAAGAGCTGGCCGACGTCAAGAAGAAGGCTGGCTTCGTCCATGCTTATCCCGACCGGCTGGTTCGCCTCCAAACCACGCACACGCCCCAATTCCTCGGCCTGCAACACAATTATACCACGGGCTTCTGGAAGGACTCCAACTTTGGCAAAGGGGTGATCGTCGGCGTTCTGGATACCGGAGTTTTGCCGAGCCACCCGTCATTCGATGACGAAGGGATGCCGCCGCCACCGGAAAAATGGAAGGGTAGCTGCGAGTTCACTGCATCCAGCTGCAACAACAAACTCATCGGAGCGAAGAGGTTTGCCAAAGGAGCCAGCGCCATGCACGGATTTTACGGTGGCATGAAGCAGGATGAGCCGTTTGATGATGATGGGCACGGGACGCACACCGCCGCCACGGCTGCCGGCATGTTCGTCGACAATGCCGATGTCCTTGGCCAGGCCGCCGGCACCGCTGTCGGGATGGCGCCCTACGCCCACCTGGCCGTCTACAAGGTCTGTAACTCAGAAGGATGCACCACCTCCGACATTCTAGCAGGATTGGACAGCGCCGTCGAGGACGGCGTCGACGTGCTGTCCCTCTCCATCAGCGGAGGCTCCTATCCTTTCTACGACGACGGCATCGCGATCGGTTCCTTCAGAGCCATCGAGAATGGCATCTTCGTCAGCTGCGCCGCTGGAAATTCTGGCCCGTTTGCGAGCACGCTCTCGAACGAGGCGCCATGGATCTTGACGGTCGGCGCCGGCACCATGGATCGATCCATCCGGTCGGTCGTCGAGCTCGGCAACGGAGACCAGTTCGTCGGAGAAGCCCTCTACCAGTCGAACAATGTTATCGCCAATCTGCCTCTGGTGTACCCTGGCTTCCTCGCAGGATCCCAAGCAGCCACCTGCAAGAACGAGTCACTGGCCAGCGTCGACGTCAAGGGGAAGGTGGTGCTGTGCGACACCGGGGAGATTACTCGGGTTGCCAAGGGGGAAAACGTGAAGAGCGCCGGAGGAGCCGCCATGATTCTTGCTAACAGCGAAGCCGCCGGATTCACCACCTTGTCCGACATCCACGTCCTGCCGGCATCTCATGTGAGCTATGCTGATGGATTGAAGATTAAATCATACATAAAGTCGGCGTCAAATCCCACGACATCGATCGCCTTTGAGGGTACGGTTCTTGGAACGTCCCCGGCTCCGATGGTCGGTTACTTCTCCTCCAGAGGGCCCAACCAGGCCGACCCGAACATCCTGAAGCCGGACATCATCGGCCCCGGGGTGAACGTTTTGGCCGCGTGGCCGTTCCCGGTGGGAACGTCCGGTGCCGCAGCCTCGTTTAACATAATCTCGGGCACCTCCATGGCCACTCCTCACCTCAGCGGGATCGCCGCCCTGCTAAAGAGTGCGCACCCCGACTGGTCCCCCGCCGCGATCAAGTCGGCGATCATGACGACCGCCGACCGGACGGCGAACGACGGCAAACTCATTCGTGATCAGAGCATGGAAGTCGCCGACTTCTACGCTGTCGGCTCCGGCCACGTGAATCCAACGAAAGCTAATGAGCCGGGCCTCGTCTACGATATGGACTCGGACGATTATATCGCCTACCTCTGCGGCCTGCAGTACACCGACGAGGAAGTAAGCATCATCGTCGGCCATGCGATCGAGTGCTCGGGTATCGAGAGCATTTCCGGCGCAGAGTTGAACTACCCGTCGTTCGTGGTGTTCCTGAGCGCCGAGAATGAGTACAAGATGAAGGTGACACGGACGGTGACGAACGTGGGAGCTCCGGGGTCGGAATACGCGGTGAACGTGACGCCTCCGAGTGGGGTGTTGGTGACCGTGGAACCAAAGAAGCTCTCATTCTCGGAGGTTAATGAGAAGGCGCAGTACACTGTTACCTTCTCGGGCAAAGGTAAAGGCGAGGGGACCGAGAGAGGCTTCTTGACGTGGGTCTCATCTGCTCAAAATACCAGCGTCACTGGTCCGATTACGGTCTCCGTCGCTTGA